A single window of Thermococcus sp. DNA harbors:
- a CDS encoding iron ABC transporter substrate-binding protein, translating to MRRLLALLLVLMVVSISGCIGNDTITESGKATITVTDALGRSVEVPAKVSRVVAVGPGALRLVVYLNASDMVVGVEDFEKSYNFGRPYIIAHPELRKLPTVGPGGPGKLPDFEALVELKPDVIFITYVDRKTADEIQSKTGVPVVVLSYGQLTTFEDADLFKSLELAGKILGREKRAEEVINFIKATQEDLMERTADVEPKTVFVGGIGYKGAHGMESTEASYPPFIVVHAKNVADELGSGHQFIDKEKLLEWQPDYIFIDEGGLQLILDDYSKTPDFYASLRAVKEGNVYGILPYNFYTTNIGTALADAYFIGKVLYPEKFSDVDPAKKADEIYTFLLGKPVYDVMKEQFGGFGKIDLSNGTVSYSLPVSP from the coding sequence ATGAGGAGGCTCCTTGCTCTGTTGCTCGTCCTCATGGTGGTTTCAATAAGCGGCTGCATCGGGAATGATACAATCACCGAAAGTGGGAAGGCAACGATAACCGTCACGGACGCCCTTGGGAGGAGTGTGGAGGTTCCCGCGAAGGTGAGCCGGGTGGTTGCCGTGGGCCCGGGAGCGCTGAGGCTTGTTGTTTACCTCAACGCAAGCGACATGGTGGTTGGCGTGGAGGACTTTGAGAAGAGCTACAACTTTGGAAGGCCATACATCATAGCCCATCCTGAACTCAGGAAACTGCCCACAGTGGGCCCCGGTGGGCCTGGCAAGCTGCCCGACTTCGAGGCGCTCGTAGAGCTGAAGCCCGACGTTATCTTCATAACCTACGTGGACAGGAAGACTGCCGATGAGATACAGTCGAAAACCGGCGTTCCGGTCGTTGTTCTAAGCTACGGTCAGCTAACGACCTTTGAGGATGCGGATCTGTTCAAGTCCCTTGAGCTGGCCGGCAAAATCCTCGGAAGAGAGAAGAGGGCGGAGGAGGTAATAAACTTCATTAAGGCAACCCAAGAGGACCTGATGGAGCGCACGGCGGACGTTGAGCCCAAGACGGTTTTCGTTGGCGGCATCGGTTACAAGGGTGCTCACGGCATGGAGAGCACCGAGGCAAGCTATCCGCCGTTCATTGTTGTCCACGCCAAGAACGTTGCCGATGAGCTTGGAAGCGGCCACCAGTTCATTGACAAGGAGAAGCTCCTTGAGTGGCAGCCTGATTACATCTTCATCGACGAGGGCGGCCTCCAGCTAATCCTCGATGATTACTCCAAGACTCCGGACTTCTACGCCTCGCTCAGAGCAGTGAAGGAGGGCAACGTCTACGGCATACTGCCCTACAACTTCTACACAACAAACATCGGAACGGCCCTAGCCGATGCGTACTTCATAGGAAAGGTGCTCTATCCTGAGAAGTTCAGCGACGTGGACCCTGCAAAGAAGGCGGACGAAATATACACGTTCCTTTTAGGGAAGCCCGTCTATGACGTCATGAAAGAACAGTTCGGCGGCTTTGGTAAGATAGACCTCTCCAACGGGACGGTCAGCTACTCACTGCCGGTCTCACCGTGA
- a CDS encoding iron ABC transporter permease, whose product MDYEGYVAKRVFIGLFLSLSIMVVSLYALSHGAYSLSVREVVDALFGGGTDSARLIVWNIRLPRIVAGLLVGASLAIAGAVMQGFLRNPLATPFTMGVSHGAMFGASFAILLGAGYAESSGRISLDNPYAVVLFAFIGAISATAVILTLARLKGLSPEAIILAGVAMSSLFVALTTLVQYFADELQLAAMVYWSFGDLGRATWREDLMLFAVFVPVFVYFVVKRWDLNASVMGDEVAKSVGVDVERVRLISTFLAALVTSVSVAFVGVIGFIGLIAPHAVRLVAGGDYRFLVPLSALAGALLLVAADTVARLVLSPMILPVGIVTSFLGAPAFIYLLVRMEGRK is encoded by the coding sequence ATGGACTACGAAGGCTATGTGGCAAAAAGGGTCTTCATTGGCCTTTTTCTTTCTCTCTCAATCATGGTGGTTAGTCTGTACGCCCTTTCCCACGGGGCCTATTCGCTCTCCGTGAGGGAGGTCGTTGACGCCCTCTTCGGCGGCGGAACGGACAGTGCCCGGCTCATAGTCTGGAACATAAGACTTCCAAGGATAGTTGCCGGACTTTTGGTCGGTGCCTCCCTGGCCATAGCGGGCGCGGTCATGCAGGGCTTTCTTAGAAATCCACTGGCCACGCCGTTCACGATGGGCGTCTCTCATGGGGCGATGTTTGGTGCTTCCTTTGCGATACTCCTTGGAGCGGGCTACGCGGAAAGCTCCGGGAGAATTTCACTGGACAACCCCTACGCTGTTGTCCTCTTTGCTTTCATCGGTGCTATAAGCGCCACAGCTGTGATTCTGACACTTGCAAGGCTTAAGGGACTTAGCCCGGAGGCGATAATCCTGGCCGGTGTTGCCATGAGCTCGCTGTTCGTGGCCCTAACAACGCTCGTTCAGTACTTTGCGGATGAGCTTCAGCTGGCCGCTATGGTCTACTGGAGCTTCGGCGACCTCGGGAGGGCCACTTGGCGGGAGGATTTGATGCTGTTCGCGGTTTTTGTTCCTGTTTTTGTGTATTTTGTCGTTAAGCGCTGGGATCTGAACGCATCCGTTATGGGTGATGAGGTAGCCAAGAGCGTTGGCGTTGACGTTGAGAGGGTTCGCCTCATCTCGACGTTTCTGGCGGCTTTAGTAACCTCCGTAAGCGTTGCTTTTGTGGGTGTCATTGGCTTTATAGGGCTGATAGCGCCCCACGCCGTCAGACTTGTGGCCGGGGGAGACTATCGCTTTCTTGTTCCTCTATCTGCCTTGGCGGGCGCTTTGCTATTGGTGGCAGCGGATACGGTTGCACGGCTTGTTCTGTCCCCTATGATTCTGCCGGTTGGCATAGTGACGTCATTCCTCGGTGCTCCCGCCTTTATATACCTCCTTGTAAGGATGGAGGGGAGGAAATGA
- a CDS encoding FmdE family protein, which produces MLALNRLVEEKDAEKILEYAREFHGHVCPYLALGIRASLIAMEELGVGRLDYSGSVDESILAMVEVNSCFTDGVQVTTGCTLGNNSLIYIDLGKTALTLVKRSTWEGVRVYADAERLRKYYPRGTTELFNRVVKERRGTPEERKRLWELWEEIARTMLELPKDEFKIERVRVPPVEQAPIVESVRCSKCGELVMETRVVYINDEPFCLRCEGEVYRAVVGRGIVDVSPRGC; this is translated from the coding sequence ATGCTCGCGCTCAACCGTCTCGTAGAAGAAAAGGATGCAGAAAAAATCCTTGAATACGCCCGCGAGTTTCACGGCCACGTCTGTCCATACCTCGCTCTTGGAATAAGGGCGTCGCTGATAGCCATGGAGGAACTAGGCGTCGGAAGGCTCGACTACTCTGGAAGCGTCGATGAGTCCATTCTTGCCATGGTCGAGGTCAACAGTTGCTTTACTGACGGCGTCCAGGTGACGACAGGCTGCACGCTGGGAAACAACTCCCTGATATACATCGACCTCGGCAAGACCGCCCTGACCCTCGTCAAGCGCTCCACATGGGAGGGCGTTAGGGTCTACGCCGACGCTGAGAGGCTGAGGAAGTACTACCCTCGGGGCACGACCGAACTCTTCAATAGGGTCGTTAAGGAACGGAGGGGAACCCCGGAAGAGCGGAAGCGTCTCTGGGAGCTCTGGGAGGAGATAGCCCGCACCATGCTGGAGCTCCCAAAGGACGAGTTCAAAATCGAGCGTGTTAGGGTTCCCCCGGTGGAGCAGGCGCCGATAGTGGAGAGCGTTCGCTGCTCGAAGTGTGGGGAGCTGGTCATGGAAACCCGGGTCGTTTACATAAACGACGAACCCTTCTGCCTCCGCTGTGAGGGAGAGGTGTATCGTGCGGTGGTTGGAAGGGGAATAGTTGACGTCTCGCCGAGGGGGTGCTGA